aaacacttcctgtaaagagagccctatttaggctttctttattgcaagttctgtttaattaagattttcttatcccctgctatgttaatagcttgctagaccctgcaagagcctcctgtatgtgattaaagttcaatttagagattgagatacaattatttaaggtaaattacatctgtttgaaagtgaaaccagtttttttttccatgcaggctctgtcaatcatagccaggggaggtgtggctagggctgcataaacagaaacaaagtgatttaactcctaaatgacggtgaattgagcagtgaaattgcaggggaatgatctatacactaaaactgctttatttagctaaagtaatttaggtgactatagtgttcctttaaaataaaataggtcCAGGCAcacaggattgctgcaggaaggcaggtttattggaacaaaaagtgcaaaGTTTCTGCCTACACAGAGACCTTTATCAAGCTTGACAAAGCCCTCTGTATAGGCCAAAATGTTGCcgtttttgttccaataaacttGCCTTTCTGCAGCAACAGTGAGTGCCttgacctaatttattttatttactaaattgggtTTTGCAAACCCtggccctgataagcacctggattcctaAGTATGAGTGTGGTATCCTCCGTTTGTGAATTActacagcaccctgagcttggcatcaatgcatctaatgatgtgctagcCTATGCTTTCTAAGGATTTTTTTCTGGTCAACTTCTCTctttcctaaccttcttactaacaGACAGAAGCTCCTGTTTTACAGtttgggacagagaaaaagtacAAGTAATCAGTGTAAGTAAGGGAACATGccagagtgttagagagactgaagtctGCAAAGTCTGCTTtaacttaactaatttcattgttagTCAGTCCACATAGGTTTTGtgcccctacatccctcttacgtTTCCACACTTAAGCAAGAAACAtgtaaataatagtaaaaaaaaataaaaaaaaattatgaatggGCCTGtaccatgggcatgggcctggagctgcagtcccatgagcccctatgttaatccggccttgGCTCCACCTTTGAAGCAACATTAATCAACCCAAAACAAAGCTCTatactggctaatgtcaattttgtgcataaTTGGCATCTGATGGCATAGTGAAGCCAGCCAATGGAGACAAAGAGCCTCCATCTTGCTGCCGCTGTCTTCCCCTCTGTCTGTCCTCCCTGACCTACCACTCCAGTGAGATTGAGTGATGTTACCCAAAGAGGACTGAGCTGAGAGAAGAGCTTGGGCTTGGTAGTGGAACAATTTAACTGCTAATTACCAGATGCTAATAGTGAAATTATATAGCATGGAAATGTCTGCAAGTTGCTATAATTACTGGCAGCCATTTTGAACATACCCGGCTTATCAATTACTAACTGTGACACGTGTAGAAATAATTCCACTGTTGGGAATGCTAATTCCTAAAAAGGTCATCAGAATGTAATTGTTATATACGTATATAGGCATCTTAAAGAACTCAAAGAACTTAAAATTATCTAGCACATGAAAGGGTTGGGTTTAATTCTAAGAATTGAAGAACAATGTCAAATTTCTTTTTCATTTCaatgtattctattttttttttttactaaaaccttGCTTATCGCCTTTTGTCTTTCCAAGCTGAACAGAATTTATCGGACTGCTAGATGACAAAATGGAGAAAACAGGAAATCTCAATGGCATTTGTAGGTGGTATATTTATGCAATGCATGGATATGTGTGCGAGATCATGTTCACAGCAGCTTGGGACTTATGCCACACACACAGCTGGAAACTAATTGGCGTCAGCAGCATTTGGGCTTTTTTCATATACGGAACAGCAATTTTTATCATAGAAAAAATGCAACTTTACCTTTTTTCAAGAGTCAACATCTTCGTAAGATGTTTAATGTATACTATATGGACATACACATGGGAGTTTTCAACAGGTTATATTTTAAGGATATTTGATGCTTGTCCATGGGATTACTCTCATTTTCCTGGAAATAT
This region of Pelobates fuscus isolate aPelFus1 chromosome 2, aPelFus1.pri, whole genome shotgun sequence genomic DNA includes:
- the TMEM229B gene encoding transmembrane protein 229B — translated: MEKTGNLNGICRWYIYAMHGYVCEIMFTAAWDLCHTHSWKLIGVSSIWAFFIYGTAIFIIEKMQLYLFSRVNIFVRCLMYTIWTYTWEFSTGYILRIFDACPWDYSHFPGNIMGLITLEYAIPWFFACMIAEQVVIKNTLLLQFPVQSNHRKHKEC